Proteins encoded together in one Nostoc sp. PCC 7524 window:
- a CDS encoding Ycf34 family protein: protein MCICVNCHYVDRCVTYHAVETQHQQPHLTENPTFDPNEPSINVNIRTKEDVIEMEWDVVGCLSFKQETGKWSKLRPGELVPT, encoded by the coding sequence ATGTGTATTTGCGTAAACTGCCACTATGTAGATCGCTGTGTGACTTATCACGCCGTAGAAACACAGCACCAACAGCCCCATTTAACAGAAAATCCGACTTTTGATCCCAATGAACCATCCATTAACGTTAACATTCGGACTAAGGAAGATGTAATTGAAATGGAATGGGACGTTGTTGGTTGTCTCAGCTTTAAACAAGAAACGGGCAAATGGTCAAAATTACGCCCAGGTGAATTAGTACCGACTTGA